A single genomic interval of Legionella israelensis harbors:
- the rplK gene encoding 50S ribosomal protein L11 has product MAKKVEAYIKLQIPAGKANPSPPVGPALGQRGVNIMEFCKAFNAATQNLEQGLPTPVVITVYSDRSFTFVTKTPPASVLLKKAAGIQKGSGTPNSKIVAKVTVSQLEDIAKTKEPDLTAANLDAAVRSIAGTARSMGIEVEGLE; this is encoded by the coding sequence ATGGCTAAAAAAGTAGAAGCATATATCAAACTTCAAATTCCCGCCGGCAAAGCAAATCCAAGTCCACCGGTAGGACCTGCATTAGGTCAAAGAGGTGTGAATATTATGGAATTTTGTAAAGCGTTTAATGCTGCCACGCAGAATTTGGAGCAAGGATTGCCAACGCCTGTGGTTATTACTGTATATTCGGATCGCAGTTTTACATTTGTTACCAAGACCCCTCCAGCATCGGTTTTATTGAAGAAAGCGGCTGGTATACAAAAAGGCAGCGGTACTCCCAACTCAAAGATTGTCGCCAAGGTAACCGTAAGCCAACTGGAAGATATTGCCAAGACAAAAGAACCTGACCTAACTGCAGCTAATCTTGATGCAGCCGTTAGAAGTATTGCAGGCACTGCGCGCAGTATGGGTATAGAAGTCGAAGGTTTAGAATAA
- the rplA gene encoding 50S ribosomal protein L1, with amino-acid sequence MAKLSKKQKQIREVIKLNHLYEAKEAIDVIKKFASGKFNESMDISVNLGVDPRKSDQVVRSSTNLPKGTGKKVRVAVFAQGDNVEKAKEAGADIVGFEDLAEQIKSGNMDFDVVIATPDAMRIVGQLGQILGPRGLMPNPKVGTVTTNVEAAVKDAKSGQVRYRTDKNGIIHCTIGKVDFSPEDILENAAALINDLKKAKPAAAKGVYIKKITFSSTMGPGLPIDIASIPV; translated from the coding sequence ATGGCAAAACTATCTAAAAAACAAAAGCAAATCAGAGAAGTCATCAAGCTCAATCATTTGTATGAGGCAAAAGAAGCCATTGATGTGATTAAGAAATTTGCATCAGGAAAATTTAATGAAAGTATGGATATCAGTGTTAACTTAGGTGTTGATCCCAGAAAATCTGATCAGGTTGTTCGTTCATCTACAAATCTTCCTAAAGGAACAGGAAAGAAAGTAAGAGTGGCCGTTTTTGCTCAAGGCGATAACGTAGAGAAAGCCAAAGAAGCTGGTGCTGATATCGTTGGTTTTGAAGATTTGGCTGAACAAATTAAATCTGGCAACATGGACTTTGATGTGGTTATTGCCACACCTGATGCAATGCGGATCGTTGGTCAACTAGGTCAGATTTTAGGGCCAAGAGGATTAATGCCAAATCCTAAAGTAGGAACTGTTACCACAAACGTCGAAGCAGCAGTAAAGGATGCAAAATCAGGACAAGTGCGTTATCGTACCGATAAAAATGGAATCATTCATTGTACTATCGGCAAAGTGGATTTTAGTCCTGAAGATATACTCGAGAATGCAGCCGCATTGATTAATGATCTTAAGAAAGCCAAGCCTGCTGCTGCAAAGGGTGTTTACATTAAAAAAATAACCTTTTCATCAACGATGGGACCTGGTTTACCTATTGATATTGCAAGCATACCTGTGTAG
- the rplJ gene encoding 50S ribosomal protein L10 — MTLTLAAKKAVVEEVTEVASKAVSAVVADYRGLTVNQMTQLRGEARKAGVYLRVVKNSLTRRAFHNTSFECLSDCLVGPLFIAMSMEAPSDAARLLKDFTKTFERLEIKALSVGGKLYEANQLEAVASLPTRTEALSKLLFVMKAPVEKFVKTLAEPHAKLVRTFAAIKDKKSA; from the coding sequence GTGACATTAACATTAGCTGCCAAGAAAGCCGTTGTAGAAGAAGTGACTGAGGTCGCCTCTAAGGCTGTTTCAGCAGTAGTTGCTGATTATCGTGGTTTAACTGTTAATCAAATGACGCAACTTCGTGGTGAGGCTCGTAAAGCTGGTGTTTATCTGCGTGTAGTGAAAAATTCCTTAACTCGCAGAGCATTTCATAACACTTCTTTCGAGTGCTTAAGTGATTGTTTGGTAGGGCCTTTGTTCATTGCCATGTCTATGGAAGCTCCTAGTGATGCTGCCCGATTACTTAAAGACTTTACCAAAACATTTGAAAGATTGGAAATTAAAGCTTTGTCTGTGGGCGGTAAACTTTATGAAGCAAATCAGCTTGAAGCTGTTGCTAGTTTACCAACACGTACAGAAGCCTTATCCAAGCTACTGTTTGTTATGAAGGCGCCAGTTGAGAAATTTGTCAAAACGCTTGCGGAACCTCATGCTAAATTGGTGAGGACTTTTGCTGCCATTAAAGATAAAAAATCAGCTTAA
- the rplL gene encoding 50S ribosomal protein L7/L12 has translation MAVSKEDILNTISNMSVMEVVELIEAMEEKFNVSAASAAVAVAAPAAGAGAEAAEEKTEFDVVMTSFGSNKVAVIKVVRGITGLGLKEAKDLVESTPSTIKEAVSKDDAEKMKKELEEAGAAVEIK, from the coding sequence ATGGCTGTTTCAAAAGAAGATATTTTAAATACAATTTCTAATATGTCTGTAATGGAAGTTGTTGAATTAATTGAAGCAATGGAAGAAAAATTTAATGTTTCTGCTGCTTCTGCTGCCGTGGCTGTTGCCGCACCTGCTGCTGGTGCCGGCGCTGAAGCTGCTGAGGAAAAAACGGAGTTTGATGTTGTAATGACAAGCTTTGGCTCAAACAAAGTGGCTGTCATTAAAGTTGTTCGTGGCATAACCGGACTTGGATTGAAAGAAGCCAAAGATTTAGTGGAATCCACACCTTCTACCATCAAAGAAGCAGTCAGCAAAGATGATGCAGAAAAAATGAAGAAAGAGCTTGAAGAAGCCGGTGCAGCTGTTGAAATTAAATAA